A single window of Sparus aurata chromosome 22, fSpaAur1.1, whole genome shotgun sequence DNA harbors:
- the ak9 gene encoding adenylate kinase 9 isoform X2, which translates to MDETMPQRNDGLVDNLIEDEAERETLLAKPTCFIIVGKPGVGKSTLAKEIAQSWKCILVDDTDLLNTNIENKTRQGEELLNILSEGRSIPEEKVLQLILDRLYSPDVEHYGYVLSCLPSLSEECMKIHEQIELIKNLKLTPDFVINIKCADKDLVDRLSGLKQHPETGQLYSRDKWQHKEVFHKKKENKDEEEEVNDEDDQTAEEEQQQDITVQMVWTPEKLARNVFLRINMYKDTMLRPLEDYMTDHNPLYLLELDGNNTPEELHSTVMSRLGSMAIKGVSLPVLLHQPDDEEFPAEIDGEELLRVMSSSRTVAPGFRWRRSRWGRTCPVALREGKVIPGKPELCVGFQDKLYILSSEEAYQKFITNPRRYLLPPMPRPPCRVAIIGPPQAGTSTLCQLLAQHHNALVLDMEVLVKPVLAKGKEEWLNKVKEETTQVAIEKIKMKIEQDGGQNSDETSSGEVTEDHPEVKAMVLTALEEAKHISASPFGLYAEVLKTRIKEMEEADTDADVRTGWVLDNFPKNISQMNALQQAGNMPDILFCLRDSDGNRVLKRLYEMNKESVDKAVIKRLQEEPSEKEKQALNQRVQESKVEAPPADTQTNLETVVEENEENAEQSNTTTVVLPDHWESGYPDGPEMNNYKQQLQQFVNEWEQMQPALPVAHSVLEIGSKSPEDLLQEMILHIEKPFQYVSWEMSAVDLDEETEDMEALAELERADEGSNDNDAAEEEDEQGHIAAKRLLGDTRHFCPVALKNHNVLWPCKDEIAAKYREKIFCFSSQQARDCFLQNPVQFVAQTGPLKPPALRMFLLGPRGSGKTTNGEWLAKQLGIFHIQFREQVQMLIKAKTKRRIPYADEAYSAEESPDDLEALIKEARGEEEMEDTSASINDMEEVLTDEEKDIKAYLSDGEPLSPRILNMVIRPFWKEEPYMSTGFILEGFPHNPEEVQYMLQQQLFPDLVVIMAVEASDVQKRLLPTCLEKWRERRDQHKTQLNLLRDLRQKKREENISRRRAEMMAEQRTKAAETRDEEDEEEDETVDNTEDEIEAMLEEEFPLEEDNEEMEDEETEEAASERLEAEIEERFTTDENNLAPVMELLSEQNIPNMSISASRKPRIVQQQMLQKIQPLLTNRESIFQKCYPISYSLANKLLLSSYKLHSAFGCWDPIKQYKERGLIQPLQWPLNTTYPLILHQYIYFFASRENRYTFMLNPLKYLRQQKPAPSLPLKIAVVGPPKSGKTTVAQMFAQKYGLAWLSIGSVMRTVLNTQEHTDLAVQMKKHLSKGLVVPDELVIQCLEVALMSLVCSTQGYVLDGFPSTLKQAELMGSRSIIPMIVVELELDTVEVLKRGLVEKMKPYKAHLMHDSSEILHIRNSCYKQEVKHVRQHFQKQYQNWIILDGLKSKWWIWNMILQEVSISMKYIHSYLERTKNRKAACINRLCITPRELQYRLGEFQQYCPVCMALHHHLVDCSETAALTHAAEYGGQYYRMCGKDHLERFLITPDEFVTPGCPHTLPQPHLLPRKLTESQVKNRFPQQVELKGFCPVTYLDGKQRYEALVRGKMEYAVEYREQIYILETKQKQDKFLRSPETYWDQKLPSKVPPLCEPVPLTSLPMLGYMEQGVAVAVIKAMTAVGCLKPKYPFISIQRSALLYVAFYLKAFNHKSTDYTRQKYRKKLALFEENCALIPYLSSTMRVNYRPPSKRPIDFEFKLNRFLALEDMPGASIVL; encoded by the exons ATGGACGAAACAATGCCCCAAAGAAACG ACGGTTTAGTTGACAACCTCATTGAAGATGAAGCTGAGAGAGAGACTCTTCTTGCCAAACCCACCTGCTTCATCATAGTTGGAAAACCG GGTGTTGGAAAATCCACCTTGGCCAAAGAAATTGCACAATCGTGGAAGTGTATCTTAGTTGATG ATACAGATCTTCTCAAcacaaatattgaaaataaaacaaggcaGGGTGAAGAG CTCTTGAATATCTTGTCCGAGGGGAGAAGTATACCAGAAGAAAAGGTGCTCCAGCTGATTCTTGACAGGCTTTACTCACCAGATGTGGAGCATTATG GATATGTACTGAGCTGCCTGCCGTCCCTATCAGAAGAGTGTATGAAGATTCATGAGCAGATTGAGCTGATCAAAAACCTCAAACTAACACCCGATTTCGTCATCAACATCAAG TGTGCAGACAAGGATCTGGTGGATAGGCTGTCTGGTCTGAAGCAGCACCCAGAGACAGGGCAGCTGTACAGCAGGGACAAGTGGCAGCATAAGGAGGTGTttcacaaaaagaaagagaacaaggatgaggaagaggaagtaaATGATGAAGACGATCAG ACTGCAGAAGAGGAGCAGCAACAGGATATTACTGTCCAGATGGTGTGGACTCCAGAGAAGTTAGCCAGGAATGTTTTTCTTAGAATCAACATGTACAAGGATACCATGCTCAGACCACTAGAG GACTACATGACAGACCATAACCCACTCTATCTGCTGGAGCTGGATGGAAACAACACACCTGAAGAGCTGCACTCG ACTGTAATGTCCCGTCTTGGATCCATGGCAATTAAGGGTGTCTCTCTTCCGGTTCTCCTTCACCAGCCTGATGATGAAGAATTTCCAGCGGAAATTGACGGG GAGGAATTGCTGAGAGTTATGTCCTCCTCCCGGACAGTGGCCCCTGGCTTTAGATGGAGAAGGAGTCGCTGGGGCCGAACTTGTCCTGTTGCTCTGAGGGAAGGCAAGGTCATTCCTGGGAAGCCTGAATTGTGTGTGGG CTTCCAGGACAAACTTTACATCCTCTCATCTGAGGAGGCCTACCAGAAGTTCATCACAAACCCACGACGGTACTTACTTCCTCCAATGCCCAGGCCTCCTTGCAGAGTTGCCATCATTGGACCTCCACAGGCAGGGACGAGCACGTTATGTCAGCTTCTAGCTCAACACCACAACGCGTTGGTTCTTGATATGGAGGTTTTGGTGAAGCCAGTTCTGGCCAAAGGTAAAGAGGAGTGGCTTAACAAAGTAAAAGAGGAGACAACACAGGTCGCTATAGAGAAAATCAAGATGAAGATTGAGCAGGATGGTGGACAGAACTcag atGAAACAAGTTCTGGAGAAG TGACTGAGGATCATCCAGAGGTAAAGGCCATGGTGCTCACTGCGTTGGAAGAAGCCAAACATATCAGTGCATCCCCCTTTGGCCTGTATGCTGAGGTACTGAAGACACGCATAAAAGAG ATGGAAGAGGCTGACACTGATGCAGATGTCAGGACTGGCTGGGTGCTTGATAACTTTCCCAAGAACATCTCCCAAATGAATGCCTTACAGCAAGCTGGAAACATGCCAGACATCCTATTCTGTCTCAGAGACAGTGATGGAAATCGGG TTTTGAAGAGATTGTATGAGATGAACAAGGAGAGCGTGGACAAAGCAGTAATCAAGAGGTTGCAGGAGGAACCCTCTGAGAAGGAGAAACAGGCCTT AAACCAGAGGGTGCAAGAATCAAAGGTTGAGGCCCCGCCTGCTGATACACAAACAAATCTGGAGACAGTTGTCGAAGAAAACGAAG AAAATGCTGAACAATCTAACACCACCA CTGTGGTACTACCTGATCATTGGGAGTCAGGTTATCCAGACGGCCCGGAGATGAATAACTATAAACAACAACTGCAACAGTTTGTGAACGAATGGGAGCAAATGCAGCCTGCTCTACCTGTCGCACACTCAGTGCTGGAGATTGGCAGTAAAAGCCCAGAGGACCTGCTTCAAGAGATGATCCTTCATATAGAGA AACCCTTTCAGTATGTCTCCTGGGAGATGTCAGCGGTTGACCTGGATGAGGAGACAGAGGATATGGAGGCCTTAGCTGAGCTGGAGAGAGCTGACGAAGGCAGCAATGACAATGacgcagcagaggaggaggatgaa CAGGGGCACATAGCAGCCAAGAGATTATTAGGTGATACCCGTCATTTCTGCCCTGTGGCATTAAAAAACCACAATGTCCTGTGGCCTTGCAAGGATGAAATTGCAGCCAAGTACCGTGAGAAGATCTTCTGCTTCTCAAGCCAGCAAGCCAGGGACTGCTTCCTCCAAAACCCTGTGCAGTTTGTCGCACAGACTGGGCCTCTCAAG CCTCCTGCCCTGCGGATGTTTTTGCTTGGCCCCCGAGGGTCAGGCAAGACCACTAATGGAGAGTGGCTCGCCAAGCAGCTTGGAATCTTCCATATTCAGTTCAGGGAGCAGGTCCAAATGCTCATCAAGGCCAAGACGAAGAGGAGGATACCTTATGCTGATGAGGCATATTCTGCAGAGGAGTCTCCTGATGACTTGGAGGCCCTGATAAAGGAAGctaggggagaggaggagatggaggataCGTCTGCCAGCATTAATGACATGGAG gAAGTACTGACTGATGAGGAAAAGGACATCAAAGCTTATCTGTCTGATGGAGAGCCACTGAGTCCACGTATCCTGAATATGGTTATCAGACCATTCTGGAAAGAAGAACCATACAT GTCTACAGGTTTTATTCTGGAGGGCTTCCCTCACAATCCCGAGGAAGTGCAGTacatgttgcagcagcagcttttcCCCGACCTTGTGGTAATCATGGCGGTGGAAGCCTCGGATGTTCAGAAGCGCTTGTTGCCCACATGCCTGGAGAAATGGCGTGAGCGGCGcgaccagcacaaaacacagctgaaccTCCTTCGTGATCTACGTCAGAAAAAACGG GAGGAGAATATTTCCAGGAGAAGAGCTGAAATGATGGCAGAGCAACGCACGAAGGCAGCCGAAACCAGG GATGAggaagacgaagaagaggatgaaactGTGGACAACACTGAGGATGAGATAGAGGCCATGCTGGAGGAGGAGTTTCCTTTAGAAGAGGATAACGAAGAGATGGAGGATGAGGAAACTGAGGAGGCAGCATCTGAGAGGCTTGAGGCGGAGATAGAAGAGCGTTTCACGACGGATGAAAACAACCTTGCTCCTGTGATg GAGCTGTTGAGTGAACAAAACATACCCAATATGTCAATCAGTGCATCTCGGAAGCCCCGGATCGTGCAGCAACAGATGCTTCAGAAAATCCAGCCTCTGCTGACCAACAGGGAGTCAATCTTCCAAAAATGCTACCCAATCTCATACAGCCTGGCAAATaagctgctgctctcctcctaCAAACTCCACAGTGCCTTTGGCTGCTGGGACCCCATTAAG CAATACAAAGAGAGAGGTTTGATCCAGCCTCTGCAGTGGCCTCTAAATACCACATATCCCCTGATCCTCCATCAGTATATCTACTTCTTTGCATCTAGGGAAAACCGTTACACATTTATGCTCAACCCCTTGAAGTACCTTAGACAACAGAAGCCCGCCCCATCCCTGCCTTTGAAAATTGCGGTTGTTGGACCACCCAAATCTGGAAAAACTACTG TGGCACAGATGTTTGCTCAGAAATATGGCTTGGCCTGGCTGTCGATCGGCAGTGTTATGCGCACGGTGCTTAACACCCAGGAGCACACTGATCTAGCTGTCCAGATGAAAAAGCATCTCTCCAAGGGTCTTGTTGTGCCTGATGAACTGGTCATTCAGTGTCTGGAGGTGGCGCTCATGAGCCTGGTCTGCAGCACTCAAGG GTACGTGTTGGATGGTTTTCCAAGTACACTTAAGCAGGCAGAGCTGATGGGGTCTCGAAGTATCATCCCCATGatagttgttgagttggagctAGATACAGTGGAGGTGCTGAAGAGAGGCCTTGTGGAAAAGATGAAGCCCTACAA GGCCCACCTGATGCACGACAGCTCTGAGATCCTCCACATTCGCAACTCCTGTTACAAGCAGGAGGTGAAACATGTGAGGCAACACTTCCAGAAACAATATCAGAACTGGATTATTCTCGATGGCTTGAAGAGCAAATGGTGGATCTGGAACATGATTCTACAGGAGGTCAGCATCAGCATGAAGTATATCCACAGCTACCTGGAGAGGACAAAAAACA GGAAAGCGGCCTGCATCAACAGACTGTGCATCACGCCCAGGGAGCTGCAATATCGACTTGGAGAGTTTCAACAGTATTGCCCAGTCTGCATGGCTCTACATCATCACCTGGTGGACTGCTCCGAAACTGCAGCCTTAACTCACGCTGCTGAGTACGGTGGACAGTATTACAGGATGTGTGGCAAGGACCATTTAGAG CGGTTCCTGATCACTCCAGATGAGTTTGTGACTCCTGGCTGCCCACACACTCTCCCACAACCCCACCTGCTGCCAAGAAAACTAACTGAGAGTCAGGTGAAGAACAGGTTCCCACAGCAAGTTGAGTTGAAGGGTTTCTGCCCGGTCACTTATCTGGATGGAAAGCAAAG GTATGAAGCTCTGGTTCGAGGAAAGATGGAATATGCTGTGGAATACAGAGAGCAGATCTACATTCTTGAGACAAAGCAGAAACAGGACAAGTTTTTGAG gaGTCCTGAAACGTACTGGGACCAGAAGCTGCCCAGTAAagttcctcctctgtgtgagcCTGTACCCCTCACCTCCCTTCCAATGTTGGGCTACATGGAACag GGTGTGGCAGTAGCAGTCATCAAGGCCATGACAGCTGTTGGGTGTCTCAAACCAAAGTATCCCTTCATCAGTATACAAAGATCAGCACTCCTCTATGTGGCCTTCTACCTGAAAG ctttcaatCACAAGAGCACGGACTACACCAGACAAAAGTACAGAAAGAAGCTGGCCTTGTTTGAAGAGAACTGTGCGCTCATTCCTTACCTGAGCTCAACAATGAGAGTTAACTACAGACCTCCCAGCAAACGTCCCATCGACTTTGAGTTCAAACTGAATCGGTTCCTGGCCTTGGAAGACATGCCAGGCGCCAGTATTGTGCTCTAG
- the ak9 gene encoding adenylate kinase 9 isoform X5, translating to MDETMPQRNDGLVDNLIEDEAERETLLAKPTCFIIVGKPGVGKSTLAKEIAQSWKCILVDDTDLLNTNIENKTRQGEELLNILSEGRSIPEEKVLQLILDRLYSPDVEHYGYVLSCLPSLSEECMKIHEQIELIKNLKLTPDFVINIKCADKDLVDRLSGLKQHPETGQLYSRDKWQHKEVFHKKKENKDEEEEVNDEDDQTAEEEQQQDITVQMVWTPEKLARNVFLRINMYKDTMLRPLETVMSRLGSMAIKGVSLPVLLHQPDDEEFPAEIDGEELLRVMSSSRTVAPGFRWRRSRWGRTCPVALREGKVIPGKPELCVGFQDKLYILSSEEAYQKFITNPRRYLLPPMPRPPCRVAIIGPPQAGTSTLCQLLAQHHNALVLDMEVLVKPVLAKGKEEWLNKVKEETTQVAIEKIKMKIEQDGGQNSDETSSGEVTEDHPEVKAMVLTALEEAKHISASPFGLYAEVLKTRIKEMEEADTDADVRTGWVLDNFPKNISQMNALQQAGNMPDILFCLRDSDGNRVLKRLYEMNKESVDKAVIKRLQEEPSEKEKQALNQRVQESKVEAPPADTQTNLETVVEENEENAEQSNTTTVVLPDHWESGYPDGPEMNNYKQQLQQFVNEWEQMQPALPVAHSVLEIGSKSPEDLLQEMILHIEKPFQYVSWEMSAVDLDEETEDMEALAELERADEGSNDNDAAEEEDEQGHIAAKRLLGDTRHFCPVALKNHNVLWPCKDEIAAKYREKIFCFSSQQARDCFLQNPVQFVAQTGPLKPPALRMFLLGPRGSGKTTNGEWLAKQLGIFHIQFREQVQMLIKAKTKRRIPYADEAYSAEESPDDLEALIKEARGEEEMEDTSASINDMEQEVLTDEEKDIKAYLSDGEPLSPRILNMVIRPFWKEEPYMSTGFILEGFPHNPEEVQYMLQQQLFPDLVVIMAVEASDVQKRLLPTCLEKWRERRDQHKTQLNLLRDLRQKKREENISRRRAEMMAEQRTKAAETRDEEDEEEDETVDNTEDEIEAMLEEEFPLEEDNEEMEDEETEEAASERLEAEIEERFTTDENNLAPVMELLSEQNIPNMSISASRKPRIVQQQMLQKIQPLLTNRESIFQKCYPISYSLANKLLLSSYKLHSAFGCWDPIKQYKERGLIQPLQWPLNTTYPLILHQYIYFFASRENRYTFMLNPLKYLRQQKPAPSLPLKIAVVGPPKSGKTTVAQMFAQKYGLAWLSIGSVMRTVLNTQEHTDLAVQMKKHLSKGLVVPDELVIQCLEVALMSLVCSTQGYVLDGFPSTLKQAELMGSRSIIPMIVVELELDTVEVLKRGLVEKMKPYKAHLMHDSSEILHIRNSCYKQEVKHVRQHFQKQYQNWIILDGLKSKWWIWNMILQEVSISMKYIHSYLERTKNRKAACINRLCITPRELQYRLGEFQQYCPVCMALHHHLVDCSETAALTHAAEYGGQYYRMCGKDHLERFLITPDEFVTPGCPHTLPQPHLLPRKLTESQVKNRFPQQVELKGFCPVTYLDGKQRYEALVRGKMEYAVEYREQIYILETKQKQDKFLRSPETYWDQKLPSKVPPLCEPVPLTSLPMLGYMEQGVAVAVIKAMTAVGCLKPKYPFISIQRSALLYVAFYLKAFNHKSTDYTRQKYRKKLALFEENCALIPYLSSTMRVNYRPPSKRPIDFEFKLNRFLALEDMPGASIVL from the exons ATGGACGAAACAATGCCCCAAAGAAACG ACGGTTTAGTTGACAACCTCATTGAAGATGAAGCTGAGAGAGAGACTCTTCTTGCCAAACCCACCTGCTTCATCATAGTTGGAAAACCG GGTGTTGGAAAATCCACCTTGGCCAAAGAAATTGCACAATCGTGGAAGTGTATCTTAGTTGATG ATACAGATCTTCTCAAcacaaatattgaaaataaaacaaggcaGGGTGAAGAG CTCTTGAATATCTTGTCCGAGGGGAGAAGTATACCAGAAGAAAAGGTGCTCCAGCTGATTCTTGACAGGCTTTACTCACCAGATGTGGAGCATTATG GATATGTACTGAGCTGCCTGCCGTCCCTATCAGAAGAGTGTATGAAGATTCATGAGCAGATTGAGCTGATCAAAAACCTCAAACTAACACCCGATTTCGTCATCAACATCAAG TGTGCAGACAAGGATCTGGTGGATAGGCTGTCTGGTCTGAAGCAGCACCCAGAGACAGGGCAGCTGTACAGCAGGGACAAGTGGCAGCATAAGGAGGTGTttcacaaaaagaaagagaacaaggatgaggaagaggaagtaaATGATGAAGACGATCAG ACTGCAGAAGAGGAGCAGCAACAGGATATTACTGTCCAGATGGTGTGGACTCCAGAGAAGTTAGCCAGGAATGTTTTTCTTAGAATCAACATGTACAAGGATACCATGCTCAGACCACTAGAG ACTGTAATGTCCCGTCTTGGATCCATGGCAATTAAGGGTGTCTCTCTTCCGGTTCTCCTTCACCAGCCTGATGATGAAGAATTTCCAGCGGAAATTGACGGG GAGGAATTGCTGAGAGTTATGTCCTCCTCCCGGACAGTGGCCCCTGGCTTTAGATGGAGAAGGAGTCGCTGGGGCCGAACTTGTCCTGTTGCTCTGAGGGAAGGCAAGGTCATTCCTGGGAAGCCTGAATTGTGTGTGGG CTTCCAGGACAAACTTTACATCCTCTCATCTGAGGAGGCCTACCAGAAGTTCATCACAAACCCACGACGGTACTTACTTCCTCCAATGCCCAGGCCTCCTTGCAGAGTTGCCATCATTGGACCTCCACAGGCAGGGACGAGCACGTTATGTCAGCTTCTAGCTCAACACCACAACGCGTTGGTTCTTGATATGGAGGTTTTGGTGAAGCCAGTTCTGGCCAAAGGTAAAGAGGAGTGGCTTAACAAAGTAAAAGAGGAGACAACACAGGTCGCTATAGAGAAAATCAAGATGAAGATTGAGCAGGATGGTGGACAGAACTcag atGAAACAAGTTCTGGAGAAG TGACTGAGGATCATCCAGAGGTAAAGGCCATGGTGCTCACTGCGTTGGAAGAAGCCAAACATATCAGTGCATCCCCCTTTGGCCTGTATGCTGAGGTACTGAAGACACGCATAAAAGAG ATGGAAGAGGCTGACACTGATGCAGATGTCAGGACTGGCTGGGTGCTTGATAACTTTCCCAAGAACATCTCCCAAATGAATGCCTTACAGCAAGCTGGAAACATGCCAGACATCCTATTCTGTCTCAGAGACAGTGATGGAAATCGGG TTTTGAAGAGATTGTATGAGATGAACAAGGAGAGCGTGGACAAAGCAGTAATCAAGAGGTTGCAGGAGGAACCCTCTGAGAAGGAGAAACAGGCCTT AAACCAGAGGGTGCAAGAATCAAAGGTTGAGGCCCCGCCTGCTGATACACAAACAAATCTGGAGACAGTTGTCGAAGAAAACGAAG AAAATGCTGAACAATCTAACACCACCA CTGTGGTACTACCTGATCATTGGGAGTCAGGTTATCCAGACGGCCCGGAGATGAATAACTATAAACAACAACTGCAACAGTTTGTGAACGAATGGGAGCAAATGCAGCCTGCTCTACCTGTCGCACACTCAGTGCTGGAGATTGGCAGTAAAAGCCCAGAGGACCTGCTTCAAGAGATGATCCTTCATATAGAGA AACCCTTTCAGTATGTCTCCTGGGAGATGTCAGCGGTTGACCTGGATGAGGAGACAGAGGATATGGAGGCCTTAGCTGAGCTGGAGAGAGCTGACGAAGGCAGCAATGACAATGacgcagcagaggaggaggatgaa CAGGGGCACATAGCAGCCAAGAGATTATTAGGTGATACCCGTCATTTCTGCCCTGTGGCATTAAAAAACCACAATGTCCTGTGGCCTTGCAAGGATGAAATTGCAGCCAAGTACCGTGAGAAGATCTTCTGCTTCTCAAGCCAGCAAGCCAGGGACTGCTTCCTCCAAAACCCTGTGCAGTTTGTCGCACAGACTGGGCCTCTCAAG CCTCCTGCCCTGCGGATGTTTTTGCTTGGCCCCCGAGGGTCAGGCAAGACCACTAATGGAGAGTGGCTCGCCAAGCAGCTTGGAATCTTCCATATTCAGTTCAGGGAGCAGGTCCAAATGCTCATCAAGGCCAAGACGAAGAGGAGGATACCTTATGCTGATGAGGCATATTCTGCAGAGGAGTCTCCTGATGACTTGGAGGCCCTGATAAAGGAAGctaggggagaggaggagatggaggataCGTCTGCCAGCATTAATGACATGGAG caggAAGTACTGACTGATGAGGAAAAGGACATCAAAGCTTATCTGTCTGATGGAGAGCCACTGAGTCCACGTATCCTGAATATGGTTATCAGACCATTCTGGAAAGAAGAACCATACAT GTCTACAGGTTTTATTCTGGAGGGCTTCCCTCACAATCCCGAGGAAGTGCAGTacatgttgcagcagcagcttttcCCCGACCTTGTGGTAATCATGGCGGTGGAAGCCTCGGATGTTCAGAAGCGCTTGTTGCCCACATGCCTGGAGAAATGGCGTGAGCGGCGcgaccagcacaaaacacagctgaaccTCCTTCGTGATCTACGTCAGAAAAAACGG GAGGAGAATATTTCCAGGAGAAGAGCTGAAATGATGGCAGAGCAACGCACGAAGGCAGCCGAAACCAGG GATGAggaagacgaagaagaggatgaaactGTGGACAACACTGAGGATGAGATAGAGGCCATGCTGGAGGAGGAGTTTCCTTTAGAAGAGGATAACGAAGAGATGGAGGATGAGGAAACTGAGGAGGCAGCATCTGAGAGGCTTGAGGCGGAGATAGAAGAGCGTTTCACGACGGATGAAAACAACCTTGCTCCTGTGATg GAGCTGTTGAGTGAACAAAACATACCCAATATGTCAATCAGTGCATCTCGGAAGCCCCGGATCGTGCAGCAACAGATGCTTCAGAAAATCCAGCCTCTGCTGACCAACAGGGAGTCAATCTTCCAAAAATGCTACCCAATCTCATACAGCCTGGCAAATaagctgctgctctcctcctaCAAACTCCACAGTGCCTTTGGCTGCTGGGACCCCATTAAG CAATACAAAGAGAGAGGTTTGATCCAGCCTCTGCAGTGGCCTCTAAATACCACATATCCCCTGATCCTCCATCAGTATATCTACTTCTTTGCATCTAGGGAAAACCGTTACACATTTATGCTCAACCCCTTGAAGTACCTTAGACAACAGAAGCCCGCCCCATCCCTGCCTTTGAAAATTGCGGTTGTTGGACCACCCAAATCTGGAAAAACTACTG TGGCACAGATGTTTGCTCAGAAATATGGCTTGGCCTGGCTGTCGATCGGCAGTGTTATGCGCACGGTGCTTAACACCCAGGAGCACACTGATCTAGCTGTCCAGATGAAAAAGCATCTCTCCAAGGGTCTTGTTGTGCCTGATGAACTGGTCATTCAGTGTCTGGAGGTGGCGCTCATGAGCCTGGTCTGCAGCACTCAAGG GTACGTGTTGGATGGTTTTCCAAGTACACTTAAGCAGGCAGAGCTGATGGGGTCTCGAAGTATCATCCCCATGatagttgttgagttggagctAGATACAGTGGAGGTGCTGAAGAGAGGCCTTGTGGAAAAGATGAAGCCCTACAA GGCCCACCTGATGCACGACAGCTCTGAGATCCTCCACATTCGCAACTCCTGTTACAAGCAGGAGGTGAAACATGTGAGGCAACACTTCCAGAAACAATATCAGAACTGGATTATTCTCGATGGCTTGAAGAGCAAATGGTGGATCTGGAACATGATTCTACAGGAGGTCAGCATCAGCATGAAGTATATCCACAGCTACCTGGAGAGGACAAAAAACA GGAAAGCGGCCTGCATCAACAGACTGTGCATCACGCCCAGGGAGCTGCAATATCGACTTGGAGAGTTTCAACAGTATTGCCCAGTCTGCATGGCTCTACATCATCACCTGGTGGACTGCTCCGAAACTGCAGCCTTAACTCACGCTGCTGAGTACGGTGGACAGTATTACAGGATGTGTGGCAAGGACCATTTAGAG CGGTTCCTGATCACTCCAGATGAGTTTGTGACTCCTGGCTGCCCACACACTCTCCCACAACCCCACCTGCTGCCAAGAAAACTAACTGAGAGTCAGGTGAAGAACAGGTTCCCACAGCAAGTTGAGTTGAAGGGTTTCTGCCCGGTCACTTATCTGGATGGAAAGCAAAG GTATGAAGCTCTGGTTCGAGGAAAGATGGAATATGCTGTGGAATACAGAGAGCAGATCTACATTCTTGAGACAAAGCAGAAACAGGACAAGTTTTTGAG gaGTCCTGAAACGTACTGGGACCAGAAGCTGCCCAGTAAagttcctcctctgtgtgagcCTGTACCCCTCACCTCCCTTCCAATGTTGGGCTACATGGAACag GGTGTGGCAGTAGCAGTCATCAAGGCCATGACAGCTGTTGGGTGTCTCAAACCAAAGTATCCCTTCATCAGTATACAAAGATCAGCACTCCTCTATGTGGCCTTCTACCTGAAAG ctttcaatCACAAGAGCACGGACTACACCAGACAAAAGTACAGAAAGAAGCTGGCCTTGTTTGAAGAGAACTGTGCGCTCATTCCTTACCTGAGCTCAACAATGAGAGTTAACTACAGACCTCCCAGCAAACGTCCCATCGACTTTGAGTTCAAACTGAATCGGTTCCTGGCCTTGGAAGACATGCCAGGCGCCAGTATTGTGCTCTAG